A single Leptospira biflexa serovar Patoc strain 'Patoc 1 (Paris)' DNA region contains:
- a CDS encoding RNA polymerase sigma factor, producing the protein MSDNLVSMSQIYERSHKRIFDFLYKYTQNADTAMDLMQDSFLSFHKHYGNAGLSEEKSIMVLYTIARNLSINYAKKFSTSREIASDEIEFHSHNPKLETKAEYQDLEDRLYSFLGELSEEERSALLLKNVEGFQLVQIAEVLGVSVSTASRLVIKATEKVLAIAKRENLVPD; encoded by the coding sequence GTGTCCGACAATTTAGTCTCCATGAGTCAAATCTACGAAAGAAGTCATAAACGAATTTTTGACTTCCTTTATAAATACACTCAAAATGCGGACACAGCCATGGATTTAATGCAAGACAGCTTTTTAAGTTTCCATAAACATTATGGCAATGCTGGCCTCTCAGAAGAGAAGTCCATCATGGTTTTGTACACCATCGCACGCAATTTATCCATCAATTATGCCAAAAAGTTTTCCACCTCTCGGGAAATTGCCTCGGATGAGATCGAATTTCATAGCCACAATCCCAAATTAGAAACAAAGGCAGAATACCAAGACTTAGAAGATCGATTGTATTCATTCCTCGGGGAACTTTCCGAAGAGGAACGGTCTGCTTTATTATTAAAAAACGTAGAAGGGTTCCAACTCGTTCAGATCGCAGAAGTTTTAGGCGTATCTGTTTCCACCGCGTCAAGGCTTGTCATCAAAGCCACTGAAAAAGTTTTGGCCATAGCAAAAAGGGAAAATCTGGTTCCAGATTAA